The Panacibacter microcysteis DNA window GTCGTCTTTCAATTCAAAACTGATCATACCTCCATAGCCACGCATTTGCTTTTTGGCAATCTTGTGGTTAGGATGATCTTTAAAACCCGGCCAGTAAACTTTTGCTACTTTTTTATGGTTGCGCAGGAAGCTGGCAATTTTTTCTCCGTTTTCGCAGTGGCGTTGCATGCGCACATGCAATGTCTTAATTCCCCGCAGTACAAGAAAGCAATCCTGCGGGCCGGGTACTGCACCACAACTTTTTTGTATAAAATACAACTGGTCACGCAAAGCGGTATCGTTCATTACAAGAGCGCCTTGTATTACATCGCTGTGCCCGCCCAGGTATTTGGTAGAAGAATGCATTACAATATCGGCACCGAGGTCCAGCGGGTTTTGCAGGTATGGAGAGGCGAAAGTATTGTCCACACACAGCAACACATGATGTTCTTTAGCTATGTCAGCCACGGCAGCAATGTCTGTAATATTCATCAGCGGGTTGGTAGGTGTCTCGGTCCATATAAGCCTTGTCTTTTTATTGATCATGGGCTTTATGTTCTTTACATTCTGCATGTTCACATACTTAAACACAATACCAAACTTCTGGAACACTTTTGTAAATAAACGGTATGTGCCGCCGTACATATCATTGGCAGCAATCACTTCATCGCCCGGTTCAAGCAGTTTTATTACAGCGTCTGTGGCGGCCACGCCACTGCTGAATGCCAGGCCATGTTTCCCGTTTTCAATAGCGGCCATAGCGTTTTCCAATGCAAACCTGGTAGGGTTTTGCGAACGTGCATATTCATATCCTTTGTTATTGCCCGGTCCGTCCTGCACATAGGTTGACGTCTGGTAGATGGGCGTCATTATAGCACCTGTGGATGGATCGGGCTCAACACCTGCATGTATAAATTTTGTGGCGGGTTTCATACGTTTGATTTTTTTTGAAAAAGGCAAGTTAAGAACATTTTAGGCAAAGAGGGAATGAGTCGAGGAGGCAGAGGCAGGTAGCCTATTGGGTGGTAATGAAATTTCTCAATGTGGTAGTATGCGATAAGATTTTTTTTGTGGTAACCGGCTGCATTGCTACTATCGGGCACCTGTTGTGTCACTCACTTCAACTGCAACAAGCATTTGTGCATGATGCAGGCTGGTTCATCTTTACAAAGCACCTCGAACTGTTGCTTTGTAACAGACCGCTCCTTTGGAGCGGAATGCAGGGTAAGGTCTGCAACCTTATAAACCCAAAGTCCGGTACACTGCTACGCTGCAGTCGACCAACGTGCAGAACGTACAAGTGAGTGACACAACAGGCGATGCCATTTGTGCTGCTGCCGGCTAACCCATTGTTTTTACTCCTTTACCATTAATAGATTTTTTAAAAGACTAAAGTGATAATCACTTAGTTTTATTGCCTATTAGTCAACACAATTCTCCAATTAAGATTTATGAAGTATGTAAGCTTGTTGTTGCTCTGCTTTTGTATGTATACAATTGCAGCAGCACAGGAAACATTTCCGGTCAACGGGGTGTCTGATGTACGTTCAGACCAGTATGCATTTACCAATGCAACCATTGTAAAAGATGCGCAGACGACCTGGCAAAATGCCACGCTCGTCATTAAACACGGAAAAATTATTGCGGCAGGTACCAACATCGCCGTACCTAAAGATGCTGTAGTAATTGATTGTAAGGGTAAGTATATCTATCCTTCTTTTATCGACCTGTTCAGCAATTACGGTATTGCGGCAAACAAGTCAGCAGGCGGCGGCGATTTTTTTAATTACATCAATGAAAGTCCTGTAAAAGGGGCGTATGGCTGGAACGAATCGTTAAGGCCGGAGACCGATGCGTCAAAAATATTTGCAGCCGATAATGGCAAGGCAGAAGACCTGCGTGGTGCAGGTTTTGGCGTAGTACTTTCTCACCGCCAGGATGGTATTGCAAGAGGTACCGGCACGCTTGTTACACTTACAGACGAGCGCGAAAATTTTGCCATGCTCAAAGATAAAGCAGCGGCATTTTACTCCTTCAGTACAGGTACTTCCACGCAGGATTATCCCGGCTCGCTCATGGGTGCAATAACACTGCTCCGTCAAACCTATCTCGATGCGCAATGGTACAAAAGCCGCCCGGTAACAGAAGGTACCAACTTAAGCCTGCAGGCATGGATCGATAACCAGTCGCTGCCACAGATATTCGAGGCCGATGATAAATGGAATGACCTGCGTGCCATAAAAATTGCCAATGAATTTGGGGTACAATACATCATAAAGGGCGGTGGCAACGAGTACCAGCGTATGGAGGAGATCAAAGCTGCAAAAGCAGCTTACATTATTCCTGTAAACTTCCCGGCGGCTGTAGACGTGGAAGACCCGAATGATGCCCGTGTAGTTGCGCTCAGCGTAATGAAACATTGGGAAATGGCACCGCTGCAACCCGGTATGTTTGAAAAAGCCAACATCAACTTTGCATTTACCGCGGCAGGTTTAAAGAGCCCGGGAGATTTCCTGGCCAACATCCGTAAAGCAATAGAAAACGGTCTGTCGCCGGCAAAAGCCCTCGACGCGCTTACCAAAGCGCCTGCTTCCATGATCGGCGCGTACGATAAAGTAGGCAGTATAGAGGCGGGCAAACTGGCCAATTTTATAATTACCAGCGGGCCAATATTTGAAGAGAAAACAGTCATGTATCAAAACTGGATACAGGGTAAAAGTTTTGTGCTGAATGAAAATGGATGGAACGATTACCGCGGTAACTATACACTTACTGTAAAAGAAAATAACCAGAGTAAAACATATACAGTAGCAGTAAACGGTACACCGGATGATCTTTCTGCCACCCTGCAGCCTTTGGGCGATACCGTCAAACACGATATAAAGTTTGCCGTAAATGGTAAAATGGTAAAGCTTAACTGGAGCCTGAAAGCAGACAGCAGTAAGCTTACAAGCCTTACAGGTTTAATAAGCAGCGATAAAGTATGGCTGGGAAACGGCTATAGCGGCAATGGTAATGCGCTAAGCTGGAACATGCAGTATGTATCAGCGTATACCGAAAAACCTGACACTGCTAAAAAAGAAGAAAAGAAAGAAGTAGTTACTGCAAAAGTAATGTACCCCTTCATGGGTTTTGGCTGGGCAGAAGCGCCAAAACAGGAAGATATGCTGATAAAAAACACAACAGTATGGACAAGTGAGCAAGAAGGTGTACTGCAGAATACAGACGTGCTCATTAAGGGCGGTAAAATTGCTGCAATCGGTAAAAACCTGAATGCAGGCAATGCAAAAGTGGTAGACGGCACCGGCAAGCATTTATCTGCAGGTATAATAGACGAGCACTCGCATATTGCTGCAACAGGCGGTATCAATGAATGCTCACAATCTGTAACAGCAGAGGTAAGAATTGCAGATGTCATCAATCCGGATGATATCAACATCTACCGGCAACTGGCGGGTGGTGTTACCAGTGCTCACATACTGCATGGCAGTTGTAATACCATCGGCGGGCAAACACAGTTATTAAAACTGCGCTGGGGCCGCAATGCAGAAGACATGAAGTTTGCCAACTGGGATGGCTTTATCAAGTTTGCATTGGGCGAAAATGTAAAGCGTTCTTTTGGCCAGCGTAACAATCGCTTTCCTGATACACGTATGGGTGTGGAACAGGTATTGATCGATGCTTTTACCCGTGCACGCGACTACGAAAAACTGGGTGCCGGCAAACGCAAAGACCTGGAACTGGAAATACTCCTGGAAATACTCAACAAAAAGCGTTTCATTACCTGTCATTCCTATGTACAAAGCGAGATCAACATGCTGATGCATGTGGCAGATACCTTTGGTTTTAAAGTAAACACCTTTACACATATTCTCGAAGGCTATAAAGTAGCCGATAAAATGAAAGCACATGGTGCAGCCGCATCTACCTTCAGCGATTGGTGGGCATATAAAATGGAAGTGCAGGATGCCATTGCCTACAACGCAGCCATTATGCAAAAAGTGGGGCTTATCGTTGCAATCAATAGTGATGATGCTGAAATGGCCAGGCACCTTAACCGCGAAGCTGCCAAGAGCATTAAATACGGCAATGTAACAGAAACGGATGCATTGAACATGAATACCATTAACCCGGCAATCATGCTGCATGTGGCAGACAGGGTTGGCAGCATCAAAGTAGGCAAAGACGCAGACGTTGTACTCTGGAACGAAAGCCCGGTAAGTGTTTACGCAAAAGCAGAAAAAACAATTATCGATGGTATTGTGTATTTCGATATTGAAAAAGACAAACAGATGCAACAGCAAATTGCAGCAGAAAGAAACAGGCTTATACAAAAAATGATCGCTGCTAAAAAAGGTGGTTCCAAAACAACACCTGCAACCGTTACGTTCGATGTAGTGAATGAGTGCGAGATCGATATGCAGCACAGTCACTCTATCTGGCGCCCATAATTTTTTATGAGCCCGGCAGAAGTTTTTCAATGAAGCTTTTGTTGCGTCGCACTCTTGTACTGTAACGGGTGTGGCAGCACGAAGCAGGTTTAAATTGCAAACAGTATAACCATTATACAATGAAAAAAATTTTCTTAAGCATTTGTTTGATGAGCATCATACAAACAATGCAGGCGCAGGAAACCGTTTACCCTGCGGCACCACAACAAGGCACCATTGCACTAACCCATGCTACCATACATAAAGGCAATGGTGAAATTGTAGAAGATGGAATGGTGCTATTCTCCAATGGTAAGATCATAGACGTACGTAAAACAGCACCCGTTGCTGACGCAAAAGTGATCGACTGCACAGGTAAACACATTTACCCGGGCCTTATTTCTGCAGCCACCAATCTTGGTTTAAACGAGATCGGCGCGGTACGTGCTACAAGAGACGAGTATGAGCTCGGTAGCATTAACCCCAATGTACGCTCAGCTATTGCATACAATACAGATTCAAAGATCATCAACACTTTAAAAGATAATGGCATCCTGTTCGCCAACGTAATACCCAATGGCGGCATCATCAGCGGCTCATCTTCTGTAATGCAGCTCGATGCGTGGAACTGGGAAGATGCTGTGTACAAAATGGATGGCGGTATCCATTTCCGTATGCCTTACCTGGCACGTTTTTCAGAAAACGACGATCCTGTAAAAGATGCCATGAAAAAAATAGACGATGTACGCCTATTCTTCCGCGGGGCAAAAGCTTATATGGCAGAACAAAGGCACGAACATACCAACCTCAAATTTGAAGCAGTAAGAGGTCTCTTCAGTAAACAACAAACATTTTTCGTGCATTGCGAACTGGTGAAAGAAATGATGGTGGCTGTGGAATTTGCAAAAGAGTTTGGGTTTAAAACGGTAATTGTAGGCGGCTCAGATAGCTGGAAGATAACCGACTACCTGAAAGAAAACAACATAGCCATAATTGTTAACCAGATGCATACATTGCCCAATATGCAGGATGATGATGTGGACCTGCCGTATAAACTGCCTTACCTGTTGCAACAGGCGGGTGTTAGCTACTGCATCTCAGACCAGGATGAACAAAACCGCTACAGGAACTTGCCCTTTAATGCAGGCGTTGCTGCCGGCTATGGTCTTACCAAAGAACAGGCATTACAGGCCATTACATTAAACGCTGCAAAAATTCTTGGTATAGACGACCGCACAGGCTCTGTGGAAAAAGGAAAAGATGCCAACATTGTGGTAAGCAACGGCGATATACTGGATATGAAAACAAGTATTATTACTTACGCATTTATACAGGGCAGGCAGCTAACGCTGGATGATAAACAGAAACAGCTCTACGAAAAGTATAAACATAAGTACAACATTAACTGACATCCAAAAGCGGAAACGGCTTCTCAAAAACGAGAAGCCGTTTTTATGCAGGCCTGTAATGATGTATAATATTTTTTTGCCGCAGAAGATATTTTTGAAAGCAGGAACATGGCAGGCTGTGCTGCAGTAATTGTTGCAGTACAGGTGTGCGACGCAACAGGTGCTTCATAGTAGTAATGCAGCCTGGCTCAACATGGCTGTTGAAAATCACAATACTTTAAGCGCAGACATTCTATCGAGCGCAAGCTGGTTTTTCAATTCATCAAGCCCGTTGAACTTTACTTCTCCGCGCAGGTAATATTTGATGTACACGCGTAAATTGCTGCCGTATATATCGTGGTTAAAATCGAAAATATTTACTTCGATCACCCTTTTCTTACCATCTACCGTAGGGCGCACACCAATATTCATCATACCCTTGTAAGAGCTTTGTCCGGCCACGGCAATTACCGCATATACGCCATTGCCGGGAACCAGTTTCTCTGCGTGCCCCACCTGCAGGTTGGCCGTTGGGTAACCAAGCGTTCGGCCAAGTTTATTACCTTCAACTACCAGGCCTTCGAAAAAATAATCATAACCCAGGTAATTATTGGCGGTAGCAACATCACTGTTCAGCAGTGCCTCTCTTATTTTGGTAGAACTAACCGTAATGTCGTTGAGCACATGCTCGGGTATTTCCTTTACAATAAAGC harbors:
- a CDS encoding cystathionine gamma-synthase gives rise to the protein MPFSKKIKRMKPATKFIHAGVEPDPSTGAIMTPIYQTSTYVQDGPGNNKGYEYARSQNPTRFALENAMAAIENGKHGLAFSSGVAATDAVIKLLEPGDEVIAANDMYGGTYRLFTKVFQKFGIVFKYVNMQNVKNIKPMINKKTRLIWTETPTNPLMNITDIAAVADIAKEHHVLLCVDNTFASPYLQNPLDLGADIVMHSSTKYLGGHSDVIQGALVMNDTALRDQLYFIQKSCGAVPGPQDCFLVLRGIKTLHVRMQRHCENGEKIASFLRNHKKVAKVYWPGFKDHPNHKIAKKQMRGYGGMISFELKDDSKKETKRILSATSLFALAESLGGVESLINHPATMTHASIPREERIKNGLKDSLIRLSVGIEDADDLIEDLKKAIG
- a CDS encoding amidohydrolase family protein, which produces MKYVSLLLLCFCMYTIAAAQETFPVNGVSDVRSDQYAFTNATIVKDAQTTWQNATLVIKHGKIIAAGTNIAVPKDAVVIDCKGKYIYPSFIDLFSNYGIAANKSAGGGDFFNYINESPVKGAYGWNESLRPETDASKIFAADNGKAEDLRGAGFGVVLSHRQDGIARGTGTLVTLTDERENFAMLKDKAAAFYSFSTGTSTQDYPGSLMGAITLLRQTYLDAQWYKSRPVTEGTNLSLQAWIDNQSLPQIFEADDKWNDLRAIKIANEFGVQYIIKGGGNEYQRMEEIKAAKAAYIIPVNFPAAVDVEDPNDARVVALSVMKHWEMAPLQPGMFEKANINFAFTAAGLKSPGDFLANIRKAIENGLSPAKALDALTKAPASMIGAYDKVGSIEAGKLANFIITSGPIFEEKTVMYQNWIQGKSFVLNENGWNDYRGNYTLTVKENNQSKTYTVAVNGTPDDLSATLQPLGDTVKHDIKFAVNGKMVKLNWSLKADSSKLTSLTGLISSDKVWLGNGYSGNGNALSWNMQYVSAYTEKPDTAKKEEKKEVVTAKVMYPFMGFGWAEAPKQEDMLIKNTTVWTSEQEGVLQNTDVLIKGGKIAAIGKNLNAGNAKVVDGTGKHLSAGIIDEHSHIAATGGINECSQSVTAEVRIADVINPDDINIYRQLAGGVTSAHILHGSCNTIGGQTQLLKLRWGRNAEDMKFANWDGFIKFALGENVKRSFGQRNNRFPDTRMGVEQVLIDAFTRARDYEKLGAGKRKDLELEILLEILNKKRFITCHSYVQSEINMLMHVADTFGFKVNTFTHILEGYKVADKMKAHGAAASTFSDWWAYKMEVQDAIAYNAAIMQKVGLIVAINSDDAEMARHLNREAAKSIKYGNVTETDALNMNTINPAIMLHVADRVGSIKVGKDADVVLWNESPVSVYAKAEKTIIDGIVYFDIEKDKQMQQQIAAERNRLIQKMIAAKKGGSKTTPATVTFDVVNECEIDMQHSHSIWRP
- a CDS encoding amidohydrolase family protein translates to MKKIFLSICLMSIIQTMQAQETVYPAAPQQGTIALTHATIHKGNGEIVEDGMVLFSNGKIIDVRKTAPVADAKVIDCTGKHIYPGLISAATNLGLNEIGAVRATRDEYELGSINPNVRSAIAYNTDSKIINTLKDNGILFANVIPNGGIISGSSSVMQLDAWNWEDAVYKMDGGIHFRMPYLARFSENDDPVKDAMKKIDDVRLFFRGAKAYMAEQRHEHTNLKFEAVRGLFSKQQTFFVHCELVKEMMVAVEFAKEFGFKTVIVGGSDSWKITDYLKENNIAIIVNQMHTLPNMQDDDVDLPYKLPYLLQQAGVSYCISDQDEQNRYRNLPFNAGVAAGYGLTKEQALQAITLNAAKILGIDDRTGSVEKGKDANIVVSNGDILDMKTSIITYAFIQGRQLTLDDKQKQLYEKYKHKYNIN
- a CDS encoding bifunctional riboflavin kinase/FAD synthetase; the encoded protein is MPIFRNAVITIGTFDGVHTGHQQIIAQLKREADAINGETVIITFHPHPRKVVAHKEVFILNTLEEKTELLRQRGIDHLVVVPFDESFAQQTATEYIEHFLWQKLHPHTVIIGYDHRFGKNRQGDYHLLEDYGKQLGFIVKEIPEHVLNDITVSSTKIREALLNSDVATANNYLGYDYFFEGLVVEGNKLGRTLGYPTANLQVGHAEKLVPGNGVYAVIAVAGQSSYKGMMNIGVRPTVDGKKRVIEVNIFDFNHDIYGSNLRVYIKYYLRGEVKFNGLDELKNQLALDRMSALKVL